In Lathyrus oleraceus cultivar Zhongwan6 chromosome 2, CAAS_Psat_ZW6_1.0, whole genome shotgun sequence, the DNA window TTCTTCCTTAACAACATCCATGTCCGACAACACCAAACCTTCTTCCTCAACAACACCCAACACTAACCCTTCGAACACACAACCTCGTAAAAGACTTATCATCAAGCTCAGTTATCCTCCTGGTTCAAGAAAACGCGATTCAGATTCTTGTGCCACAGATGAAAACAAGAGAAGGAAGATTCAAGATTCTGTAAAACCAACCATATCCTGTTATTGGGTTGATTCAAATTATCAAACCAAATCAACAGCTTTGTCTCAACCAAAGAATAATGGCAATGTTGTTGAAAACAAGAAGATCATCAAGAACCAAGTTTCCAACACAATACCTTTGTCTCACCCAAAGGATAATGACAATGTTGTTGAAGACAAGAAGATGATCAAGAACCAACTTTCCAAACCAACACCTTTGTCTCAACCAAAGGATAACATGAAGGATTCTGTGACAAGAGGTGAAGAATGTGGGTTGAAGAAAGCGATGGAGTGTGTTAAGAGGAGGCAATGTTGGTTGATATTGAAGAGGATGTTGGTAGACAGAGATGGTTGGGATTTTAAAGATCCTCCAAAAATAGCAAAGCCTAATAAGTGTAAGATAAAGGCAATAGGTTTGAAGGAAATAGAGAGAAAAATGAGGTTGTATGCAACAGAGGATGAGTTTGCTAGCGACATGAGGCTTGTGTTCTCTAATGCAATGGTAACGTATCCTCCAAGGAATCATATTTACCAAATTGCAAAAAAGTTTAGTGACACTTTTGAACACAAATGGAAGTCATTGAAGAATATGTGGGAACTTGAGGATACAAAAAGAAGCAACACTCACAAGAGATACTAAAGAGTGCAACATGTTGTGTTCTTATAGAAACTGTTCTCAAGTTATAAACTGTTAGCACCAATGTGTTTTCAAATCTGTCAAGTTATTGTCAATGAATATGTAGTATATATGGTCAATTAGTCTTTTATGTAAATTCTACATAACCTTACAGTGAAATCAAGATACTTTATTCATTGTTTAGAAACTGTATCATTGATGTAATTGCTAAATGAGGAACATTAATATAACTTAGTCCCATTAGTCTTACACAATTTCAATATTGGTTACATATCTTTTTATAATCTCAAACTAGTATTGAAAGCCTTAACAAGTTTTATTAAAACAGAAATTTCCTTGCAAGAGAAttattttcttcctttttttttcttttataatTGTGACAAGTATCAAAGGGATCCTTCTCTTAATAGTTTCCATCagaataaaatttaaataattaatgtatttAAAGCTAATTTTAAAGTAAATActtcaattttaaaaaatattattgaaGTAGTTATCAGAGGGAAAGAGCCAAGCTAGTAGCTACTTAAAATAGTCCCTAGTCACATTTCAAAAAATTAGGTTATACCTAAATTTAATTTAAGTTTACTTATAAAATCAAACTAATCACAAATTAATAAatttaatgaaaatcaaataatcaacaaaaaaaaatattacaAATTGATGTTTGGTTTCCCTAGTCTCAAACTTTTAGATGTTTGTGAAATcaaataaacaacaacaaaaattgCATAAAAATGATTAATTATAAGTTTAATGAAACTACAAATTAATAAAAGGATTTGTTTCAATTTATTAACATGTCATATTATATTTATTCACCTTAAAAAAATTAACTCTAAAATGATGTGGAgaacaaaaattaaattaaaactttattttgaaaaaattaaATAGAGAAGTTAAAACgtatatattttaaataatagAAATTGCATTTAAGCTATAATGTAACCGTGTATATAAATATTTTACAAGTCATAATTTAGACAACCACAATATTTCTTGTCCACCTAAAGATATCCTATTCCATTTATATGTAGTCTTATTTCCAACATTTTTTACTTTTTTATATACATTTAAAGATTATATAAAAATGGTAAATGTATATAGTAGTAATTTGAAAAGAGATTTACATTTAGAGACAAACTTTTTATCAAATAAGTGCTTATATTTAAAACagaaagaaagagaaagagaTATGTTTGGAGTCACAGTTGGTTTTGTCAAATATCAAATATCAAATATGTAATTCTTTGTATTTGTAAATGCTAGTTTGAATGTAGTCAAATAGAGTTTCTAATAGTTGGATATGATGGATTTGACATTGAGATAAATACACGAACTAGGTGTTATTTAGTTATTTAGAGAAGTAAGCAATCTCAGAGAGGTATCCAATTGTTGTAAGGATGAAGAAAAGTTGAATAAATTTTTTAGTTGAAAGCAAAGAGAAATTCTGTAGAATTTGATTCATCTTCTTTCCTTTTTTTCTAAAATCCTAATTTCTCTTTTGTTCCTCAATTCACTCTCACATATTTCTTTTCTTCTCAAATCATTGTGCACGTGAATCATCATGCAACCAAGGAGTGGCTGAatcactcgagtgaagagtggGGAACAAGAATCGTGAATCAATCAAGGAAAGTGATTAAATCTCATTTTGTAAAGAGGGATTTCCAACATCTTATATCTAGAACACTGATTGCGATTCTTGAGAAGTATATAACAATGACTTCTCATTCGAATGAGCATTTTCTAGCAAATCTTCCAATCTTGAATGGTAAGAATTAATGATAATTGATGCAAGCAGATGAAGGTTGTCTTCTGCTATCAAGACATATGGGATCTTATGAAGAATAAAGTATCACCAATTAGCGAAGAAGAAACAGATGAAcaaaaggttgcacataaagatTTGACGAAGAAAGATTATAAAGTTCTCTTTATAATTTATCAATGTGTTTATCCagacaactttgagaaagttggtgatCCATAATCATCGAAGGAAACATGGGATATCGTGGATAAATCGTTTAGAGGTGTTGAGAAGGTTAAAAAGGTGAGGCTACAGACTAACAAAAGAACGTATGAGTTGCTTCATATGGAAGAAACTGAAAGTGTGGCTTATTTTTTCACCAGGGTTACGAAATTGGTGAATCAAATAAAGATgtgtggagaagtgttgacatcaagatcagttgctacaaagatcttgaggtcattggctccaaaattcgatcatgtggtagtagccataaAAGATTCGAAATATTTGTTAACCGTGACAAAAGAAAAGCTTCAAAGGACACTTGAACCTCATGAACGAATAATGGTTGAAAGACCAGCAAGCAAGTCGAAAGGTGATGTTGCTCTACATGCACAATCAACAAAAGATAAGAAAGCCAAAGAAAGTTGGAATGGTGACAAAGGTAGAGGTGGTTACAACAACTTTAATGGCAGAAGTCATCAACAAGAACGAAATTCGTCAAACTAGAGAAGACCCTCAAACCAAGGCAACCACATAGGTGGTGTTGCAGGTGGAGGAAAAGATGGTGGAAGGAAACTTGACAAGATCCACATTCGGCATTTCAATTTCGAGAAGTATGGTTACTACACTAGTGTTTATCctgaaaacaaaataaataatcAAGAAAATGATGCAAGGATTATAAGACacgaagaagaagagatgttgctAATGGTCACAATGAAAGAGGATGAAATATGtaaggaccaatggtacttggatTCAGGTTGCTCATCAAATATGACTGAAAGGAAAGATTGGGTTGTCAATATAAGCCCCTCAATGAAGAACAAGGTGAGATTCACAAATGACAATACCCTAGTCGTTGAAGGTGAtcagaaaaatagcaagtgtactatttttcctttgTAGTAATAATGAGGAAAGTTCCCTGAATGTTGATCTCAAGGATTGTTTGAAAATATTGAGTTCCAATTGTTGttcaattaaataaaaactaaGGTTGGGTATTTTTGGTGCGAATATAGAAAAATAATTGCAATTAAAATAAATAGTGCAGAGAATGGATTTGAAAGATACGAGAGTAATATGTTAGGGAATGTGTGTGATTTttccctgtaacaactctgagtcactatttcaataataaatatcaattaattaataCCAATTCTTAAGGATGTTTTCTCCTAATGCCTTAGTGAGAAAATCTTTAATCATTCATACCTAATCTCTATGTCCATAGAAATTAACCGGTGAAACTAAGTATTATTATTTCAAGAACAATTTGATTTctacagggtatccctagtcctaggtaaTATCTATTATAGAATAATATCATGAAAGCATTATCAAAGGTGATCCAACCTAATTAATAATCATATAACAATCTCAATTATTCCGAAAGAGAAAGTTTTAATGACATCACGAGAATAAGTTAATTACGAAAAACAATATTGTTATTGCAAAtataaactcaaagtcattacagatTCAAGTTAGGGACACCCCCTAGTATTGGGGGATTTAGTTACTCATAGTATTCAAgcaaatcaaaatataaaatgtAGACATTACAAGTATTCATATGAAACTTGACCTTCAGttgcttccgctcatgaaaatctCGTCTCCCCCAAAACCTTGATTTCGCCAATTCTGAATCATGTGATTTTTTCTCTTAAAAAAGTGTCCTTTCTTGTCTGAAAAACTCCCCTTTAATAGAAAAGTATTCCTCTCTCCTCAAACAGATCCACAAAAGTCAATAACATCAGTTTTCCATTTGACCAAAATGCCCTTCATTTAAGATTGACAAAAGAAAAGACAAAATGGGGTTTTTTGCACGCATGCCTGCTATGGCCCGTAGTCGATGCTATAGGTGGCCGTAGCAGGCTACTGTCTCTGATGATCATGTCCATGCTTCTCTACTACGGCCCGTAACAGGTTCTACGACTAATAGCAGGTGCTACGGGCGGCCGTAACAGGACACTGTTTCTGTAATATCTGGCCTTTGTTCCAAACCTTCCATTACAGTGCGtagcaggtgctacgggtggccTTAGTGGGCCTCTGTTTTGGATGGACTTTTGATCTATTTAGACCTCTCTTCTATGGCCTATAGTAGGTGTTACAGGTGGTCGTAGCAGGCCTACTGAAGCGTGGGAAACTTCTCTAATTCTTTGCGATTCTCCTTAGCTTCTACATCCGATTGTACTTGAATATCTATTTGAACCTGAAAAAAACTAATAACACATAACCCAAGCATAAAATGAGGAAAATGGAAACAAACTGAATAAACACGGTGAAAAGATTAAATGATGCTAACGGTAAAAGAAGGTGTAAAAACCACTTAAACTGTATACAAAATACAACTAACTCGCCTACTTTCACCTGTTAACATGATTATAATTatagcataaatggtgactgatcacaaccccaaacttagcttgtcTCTTGTCCTCAAGCAACTTTAAGAACAAAGAACTCATGTCACTCCCAATTTAAAGAACACCTTTCATATGCCACCATACCTCTAAGATCTTTCATGACCCTCATTTGTTGATGCCTTTGGTTTTTGCTAGATTACCGAGGTCAATTAATTGACCACATCTTCACTTGAAAGTACTTCTTCACCTGTCAGCTCAATTCACACTCACCAAATATCTTAGGTGTTAATATGTTCTACACTCAAACTTCATAGTACACAATACCATACCATAGGCTTGAATAAATTCTCTTTTAAATCAAGGTGCACGACACCCACACTATTTCAGGTCTTTATGATTGTAATTGGGCTATGGTTAAAGTGGTATGATTTTGGAAAAGTAGGCTAAGGTTCAGAGTCAATAAAATCGTTATCTTCACTATGTTTATTCTGATGGATTAGTGCTGGAACTATTTCTTGCAATCGTCCTTTAGGATTTGTCTTTATTTCAATATCCGTTGACTTCTCCTTCTTTCAAGTGCCCTGATGATTATTTTTCTATGGTtctttgatttttcaaattttcatcTTTTCTTTTTGTTCTCTTATTTTTTTTCAATCATCGGGTGCCTTCATTTGTACTGAAGCTTCAcagctaccccaaacttaaaggaTGTTATTCCAATAGCAACCTCAAACTTAGAATGAACATGGATATGATAGCTCACAAAAATACCATGAACATGGCGGGGGAATGTTTGAGCCATGGGTTAATATTATATGGATTTTCAAACAAACAAATGGTTAaaggctcaaatggggttaacaatggataataataaaaggatggctagaaaggctcaggggTAGAAAAAATGTGCCTTAGTGTATGTAATCATGCACCCGAAATCAGAAAAGAACGTACGCAAGTTCTGAATGATAAAAACATACTTGAGTGCGCTCTTATGATGTACATTGTGTTTGGGGTAGAGCTGACAACCTCCACAGTACCTCTTGCTCGATGTGGATTCTCAATGAGTTTTAATAAGCATACTCAACTTTTAATGCAACTCAATCAAACCAATCATATCATTTAGAAgtatataaaaaatattttggcGAGTTAACTTGCATAGAGGACACACATTCCTTCAGTTTGGTTACTTTTCACACAACCACTAAAGCTACAATTACCATATTACTAGATGGAAGTAAACAATCATAAAATGAACAAATTAAagcaaacaaaacaaaaaaattaatataaaacTGAAACAAAAACTAAAATTTACGAATACTTtccttgggttgcctcccaagcagcgctcTTTTATTGTCATTAGCTTGATGCCTTATTCCCTCTGTTATGGGGGGTACTTCAGCTTCCGCACCTTGTTGCACTTCTTTTCCATAACTAAGAAACCGTCTTTTTCAGAGGTACGGATTCCTTTGTGCCACAAGTCCTTTCCAACTTCCACATCCTTACCTCAATATTGCTTTCTCTTCTTTATCATGGCTTTTGGAATGGAAATAGGAGTTTTTTCACTCGGGGTTGCTCATGGAGGTGAAAGCAGTTGAGATGGCCTTCTTGAGTCTTTTTTCTGATGTTGGTATGTCACTTTGGCCTTTCACATCTGTCCTGATCATGCCTACTTCATAGTGATTTTGTTTTTCCACCTATAGCTTCCTAATTTCAAGAACATTCAAggttatttcatcatcataaactTTTAAAGTTAGTGTATTGTGGTCTATGTCGAAATTGCATCGACTAGTTCGCATGAATGGTCGACCAAGAATGATTGGTGTCACTTCATCCTCAGGTATGTCTATGATCACAAAACCAACGGGAAAACTAAATTTCTCTATTGTCACCAATATGTCTTCCGCTATCCCATATGCATTCTTTATGGAGTGATATGCAAACTTCATATTTGTCCTTGTATCACATACATTTCCAAGACCAAGCCTTTGGTAGATTGACAATGGCATTAGACTCACACTGTCTCTAGAATCAATTAGTACCTTCTTGAAAGACATGTCTTTTATAGTGCATGGGATTGTGACCTCTCCAGGATCCTTCTGCTTGCTTGGGATTCTCCTACCTGGTGATATTTCACTATGCTTTTCATTAAAGGCTACCAACCCATCTTCTATTGGTCTCTTTTCAGTGATTACCTCTTTCATGAATATTTTGTACATGGGCATTTGCTCGAGTGCTTCAAAGAAAGGCATATTGCTATCTATCTTTTTGAACACTATGATGAATTTCTCAAGGTTTGTCTCTGTTGgatccttctttgtcactctctaAGGGTAGGGTAACTTAATCACAAGTTTAGCCTCTTTTTTATGTTTCTCTTCAATTGGCTTTACTAGTGGTATcacttcttctttttctttcttattttcCCTCACTTCAATAACTACCTCCATGACATGGTCATCCTTTGTTGCCCTCTCTTCTTCATCTTTAAAACCTTTCTGACTTCTTGTCGTGacaacattaacattctcatgaCTTCTAGGATTTTGTACTGTTTCACTTGGGAGGGAACCTTGTGCTCGAGAACCTGTTatttgttgtgctatctgacccatcTGAACTTCAATATGTTTGATAGAAGCAGCAATGTTCCTCTGATTAtttcttgtttcttcttggaattCATAATTTTAAGCTAACATCTTTTCAAAGGCAAGTTCCCAATTGGCCTTTTTGGGTGCTTGTTGCTGATATTACTGTGGTTGGTTGTGATATTA includes these proteins:
- the LOC127123170 gene encoding transcription factor GTE12-like; amino-acid sequence: MSDNTKPSSSTTPNTNPSNTQPRKRLIIKLSYPPGSRKRDSDSCATDENKRRKIQDSVKPTISCYWVDSNYQTKSTALSQPKNNGNVVENKKIIKNQVSNTIPLSHPKDNDNVVEDKKMIKNQLSKPTPLSQPKDNMKDSVTRGEECGLKKAMECVKRRQCWLILKRMLVDRDGWDFKDPPKIAKPNKCKIKAIGLKEIERKMRLYATEDEFASDMRLVFSNAMVTYPPRNHIYQIAKKFSDTFEHKWKSLKNMWELEDTKRSNTHKRY